Proteins from one Sabethes cyaneus chromosome 2, idSabCyanKW18_F2, whole genome shotgun sequence genomic window:
- the LOC128735133 gene encoding uncharacterized protein LOC128735133: protein MPETKAFALTVHYMGATYDLAEFAHKHPGGINTLKGLHNRDMQERFANAPAHSAAAKYLMKEYKICDNNNNYDNHKIIASSSNGHPNGSLNGTNGSADLKGFSKAHLPQNTDDSMEHLVDWSKPMLTQIPTLGKHYVDWVNKPVDRKLRLFGPTWLENLTKTPWWVVPAFWIPSILYLIHLGVIRQLAKPAEELTLRDHLSLTVFSCLCFGVFTWTLLEYTLHRWVFHLDPKNNWILHTFHFLIHGLHHKVPFDPYRLVFPPVPAVLLASFFYQPVWLLLPHPLLMLAGGLIGYLGYDMIHYYIHYGSPNGGHLYHMKRYHYQHHFVHHDLGFGISSAVWDKVFGTTILLRKLKYLLKW from the exons ATGCCGGAAACCAAGGCTTTCGCCCTAACGGTCCACTACATGGGCGCGACGTACGACCTAGCAGAGTTCGCCCACAAACACCCGGGTGGCATTAATACACTGAAGGGTCTTCACAATCGGGATATGCAGGAACGATTCGCGAACGCACCCGCTCATTCCGCTGCCGCCAAGTATTTGATGAAGGAATACAAGATCTGTGATAATAACAATAACTATGACAACCACAAAATAATCGCCAGCAGTAGTAATGGTCACCCGAACGGGTCACTAAATGGAACCAACGGATCCGCTGACTTAAAAGGATTCAGCAAAGCACATCTGCCTCAGAACACCGATGACAGCATGGAG CACCTCGTCGACTGGAGCAAGCCTATGCTAACGCAAATTCCCACCCTTGGCAAACACTACGTCGATTGGGTCAACAAACCGGTGGATCGAAAATTGCGCCTCTTCGGACCCACGTGGCTAGAAAATCTAACCAAAACGCCGTGGTGGGTTGTGCCAGCATTTTGGATACCATCCATCCTGTACCTTATTCACCTAGGAGTAATACGTCAATTAGCAAAGCCAGCCGAAGAGCTAACGCTGAGAGATCACCTCTCTCTCACCGTGTTTAGTTGCCTTTGCTTTGGGGTCTTCACTTGGACCCTACTGGAGTACACCTTACATCGCTGGGTATTCCATCTGGATCCGAAAAACAATTGGATCCTGCATACGTTCCATTTCCTAATTCATGGATTACACCACAAAGTACCTTTCGATCCGTACCGATTAGTATTTCCGCCGGTTCCGGCAGTATTGCTAGCTAGTTTTTTCTACCAACCCGTATGGCTGTTGCTGCCCCATCCGCTGCTGATGCTGGCCGGTGGACTGATAG GATATCTTGGTTATGATATGATCCACTATTATATTCACTATGGTAGCCCCAACGGTGGTCATCTGTATCATATGAAGCGGTATCACTATCAGCACCATTTTGTCCATCACGATTTAG GATTCGGAATCAGCAGCGCAGTATGGGACAAAGTATTTGGAACAACAATCCTGCTTCGTAAACTTAAGTACCTGCTGAAATGGTAG
- the LOC128737194 gene encoding NF-kappa-B inhibitor-interacting Ras-like protein — translation MLTSKISKVGKVVICGAKGVGKTTILEQLIYGNITIETEIHSTIEDTYVASVDTGKGSRDTLRIYDTAGLQGNVQLPRHYLTYPDAFILVYDPSDPSSLDMLGGIKSDIEKYKDKKEIFVIVIANMRSRQTPSDMSHLEHLLNNDAVESNLTRANNWCARERIKHYPVNAMERASLYEPFIQLASRLYPPATKSSFPQLRQLTQKTSKVDNS, via the exons ATGCTAACGTCAAAAATAAGTAAGGTGGGCAAAGTGGTAATATGTGGTGCGAAAGGCGTTGGGAAGACCACCATCCTAGAGCAGTTGATTTACGGAAACATTACCATCGAAACG GAGATTCATAGCACAATTGAGGACACTTATGTGGCCAGTGTGGATACAGGAAAGGGTAGTCGTGATACACTGAGGATTTACGACACCGCAGGATTACAGGGCAATGTCCAGTTGCCTAGGCACTACCTCACCTATCCGGATGCCTTCATTCTAGTGTATGATCCAAGCGATCCATCAAGCTTGGACATGCTGGGTGGAATCAAAAGTGACAttgaaaaatataaagataaaaagGAA ATTTTTGTCATTGTGATAGCCAATATGCGTTCCAGGCAAACGCCCTCAGATATGTCTCATTTGGAGCATCTACTAAATAACGATGCAGTCGAATCAAACCTCACGCGAGCAAACAATTGGTGCGCTCGAGAGCGCATCAAACATTACCCCGTGAATGCAATGGAACGAGCGTCACTATACGAACCTTTCATACAGCTCGCAAGCCGTTTGTATCCTCCTGCCACTAAGAGCAGTTTTCCGCAATTACGACAGTTGACGCAGAAAACCTCCAAAGTGGATAATAGCTAG
- the LOC128738533 gene encoding eukaryotic translation initiation factor 5A yields MAEMEDTHFEAGDSGASATFPMQCSALRKNGHVMLKGRPCKIVEMSTSKTGKHGHAKVHLVGIDIFTGKKYEDICPSTHNMDVPHVKREDYQLTDIDDGFLVLMNDGGDLREDLKIPEGDLGTQLRAEFDAGKELVCTVLKSCNEETVIAIKNNTSADKN; encoded by the exons ATGGCCGAAATGGAGGACACCCACTTCGAAGCCGGAGATTCCGGCGCATCCGCCACCTTCCCGATGCAGTGCTCAGCGCTGCGTAAAAATGGTCACGTTATGTTAAAGGGACGTCCATGCAAGATCGTCGAAATGTCCACCTCCAAAACAGGCAAGCACGGCCACGCTAAGGTACATCTGGTCGGCATCGACATTTTCACAGGCAAAAA ATACGAAGATATTTGCCCATCTACTCACAACATGGACGTACCGCACGTTAAGCGCGAAGACTACCAGCTCACTGATATCGACGATGGCTTTTTAGTTCTCATGAATGACGGCGGTGATCTACGTGAAGATCTTAAGATTCCAGAAGGTGACTTGGGAACCCAACTGCGTGCTGAATTCGACGCTGGCAAGGAATTAGTT TGTACCGTTCTTAAATCGTGCAACGAAGAAACTGTGATTGCCATCAAGAACAACACATCTGCTGATAAAAACTAA
- the LOC128738532 gene encoding nucleolar MIF4G domain-containing protein 1 homolog: protein MKIRPQKHVRLGFLGKSKKQNRSNQTKTRKELRKEKRQQKKINRFNYHSRKKSDRYLRDEDEEESAQAKRAGKQKRASDSEEDDFDDEEIESDFEDEIESGGEAVTKGKGVDNGMSQLEKERQEELRELKNYEHGLREKRIAQLEAANEEDDLIIKKYEKLLKINRRKNKEGVPKSFNDGLDYALELCSDDNVRKMYEAAKEAADMEQNSEDEFADDFGEVLGRTKKSSAKKEDGKGKGKKAAQTAKDKKRMEKLKEFEKKHLGVDDDVDSLGGFDSELEMELDENAEEDYSENDELYDSEEEIDNEDVSDEEEEEPAPKKKKTKKVTFEEEKSKKSKDKKKKQSESEKEEEPARKKKKTKKAEEAKPKNGKTAKKKQLEVPESELEEDSEFDEDVFGSIGEDSDSQEEPLEETNAEGTSESKEKESTNTWEDIYGRKRDKDGNVIKEESSSGKYIPPHLRARMESGTPADAKQREKLQRLRRQLKGQINRLAESNVHKISIELDNLYMQHARFDMNNTLTDLVLEAIVSPSLAPERMVLEHTLLVTILHANVGSEVGSHFLETVVERFNSLIAKIDTFDVEDKTLDNCVFILCHLYTYQIFKNKLMYDVIDQLLSKFSEKAVECILLVLRSIGFVLRKDDPLALKEMIQKVQRKAAEASEEMKNDARVKFMLNILLAVKNNNMNKIPQYDPTLVEHFRKILKGMITKGKYVSTLNIGLDDLLNVDERGKWWLVGSAWHGNKDDKGADKPGSSSSGKEGAFSQQLQELAQKQRMNTDDKRSVFCAIMSAEDYLDAFDKILRLAIKDQRVVVTVIIHCCLSEKDYNPYYSVLSQKFCEYDRRYQLALQYAVWDRLKDIHALKQAPARNLAKLLAHLIAEGGLALSVLKVIEFAEIDKVTLRLVRQIMLGILLLEDENKCLQVFNRIAPSFKLKAFKDSLRLFLHHFLLKGSDKSSVPEEEMQLLQQRISLADRMLDTSESRVKF from the exons ATGAAAATTCG CCCTCAGAAACACGTTCGGCTGGGTTTCCTGGGAAagtcgaaaaaacaaaatcgtTCCAATCAAACAAAGACCCGCAAGGAACTTCGTAAagagaaaagacagcaaaagaaGATTAACCGTTTTAACTACCACAGCCGAAAAAAGTCCGATCGCTATCTGCGCGACGAGGATGAGGAGGAATCTGCTCAAGCAAAACGAGCCGGAAAACAAAAGCGGGCGTCTGACAGTGAAGAAGACGATTTTGACGATGAAGAGATCGAATCCGATTTCGAGGATGAAATCGAGTCGGGTGGCGAGGCAGTCACTAAAGGTAAAGGTGTGGATAATGGAATGAGCCAGTTGGAAAAGGAACGCCAGGAAGAGCTGCGTGAACTTAAAAATTATGAGCACGGTCTAAGGGAGAAACGAATTGCTCAACTGGAAGCAGCCAACGAAGAGGATGACTTGATTATCAAAAAGTACGAAAAGTTGTTGAAGATTAACCGGCGGAAGAATAAGGAAGGGGTACCGAAAAGTTTCAACGATGGGCTGGACTACGCGTTGGAGCTCTGCTCGGACGATAACGTGAGGAAGATGTACGAAGCCGCCAAGGAAGCTGCGGATATGGAGCAAAATTCCGAGGACGAGTTTGCCGATGACTTTGGGGAAGTGCTAGGGCGAACGAAAAAGAGCAGTGCCAAAAAAGAGGATGGCAAAGGGAAGGGTAAAAAAGCGGCGCAAACGGCGAAGGATAAAAAGCGCATGGAAAAACTGAAGGAGTTCGAGAAAAAGCATCTCGGTGTGGATGATGATGTGGATAGTTTGGGTGGATTTGATTCCGAACTTGAGATGGAACTGGATGAAAATGCTGAGGAGGATTATTCGGAAAATGATGAGCTGTATGACTCGGAAGAG gaaATAGATAATGAGGATGTTTCTGATGAAGAGGAAGAAGAACCGGCaccgaagaaaaagaaaactaaaaaggtAACTTTTGAggaagaaaaatcgaaaaagtctAAGGATAAGAAAAAGAAGCAGTCGGAATCTGAAAAAGAAGAGGAACCGGCTCGGAAgaagaaaaagactaaaaaggcTGAGGAAGCAAAACCGAAAAACGGTAAAACTGCAAAAAAGAAACAGCTGGAAGTCCCGGAATCAGAACTGGAAGAAGATTCCGAGTTCGATGAAGACGTTTTTGGTAGCATCGGAGAAGACAGCGACAGTCAAGAGGAACCATTGGAAGAAACCAATGCGGAGGGTACCAGTGAATCGAAGGAAAAGGAATCAACTAACACGTGGGAGGACATTTATGGTCGTAAACGTGATAAGGATGGGAATGTGATCAAGGAGGAATCCAGCAGCGGTAAGTATATTCCACCCCACTTGCGGGCTCGAATGGAAAGTGGAACACCGGCTGATGCTAAGCAGCGGGAAAAGCTGCAACGGCTGAGGCGTCAGCTGAAGGGTCAAATAAACCGACTGGCGGAATCTAACGTTCACAAGATTTCGATCGAATTGGATAATTTGTATATGCAGCATGCGCGATTCGATATGAATAACACGCTAACGGACTTAGTGCTAGAAGCAATCGTATCTCCCTCGCTAGCGCCAGAGAGGATGGTACTCGAGCATACCCTACTGGTGACCATTCTTCATGCCAACGTTGGTTCTGAAGTGGGTTCTCATTTTCTGGAGACAGTCGTAGAGAGATTCAACTCACTAATCGCGAAAATCGATACGTTTGATGTGGAAGACAAAACGTTGGATAATTGTGTGTTCATTTTGTGTCATCTTTATACGTATCAAATCTTCAAGAATAAACTGATGTATGACGTAATTGATCAGTTGCTATCGAAGTTCAGCGAGAAGGCTGTGGAATGTATTCTACTGGTGCTGAGATCGATCGGATTTGTGCTTCGCAAAGATGATCCCCTTGCATTGAAGGAAATGATTCAGAAGGTGCAGAGAAAAGCGGCGGAGGCATCGGAAGAAATGAAGAACGA tGCACGAGTGAAATTTATGCTCAACATTTTGTTGGCAGTAAAAAACAATAACATGAATAAGATACCTCAATACGATCCAACCCTGGTAGAGCATTTCCGCAAAATATTGAAAGGAATGATCACAAAAGGGAAGTATGTCAGTACATTGAACATCGGTCTGGATGATTTGCTGAACGTAGACGAAAGAGGCAAATGGTGGTTGGTCGGATCGGCCTGGCATGGCAATAAGGACGATAAAGGAGCAGACAAACCGGGTTCCTCTTCTTCCGGTAAGGAAGGAGCTTTTAGTCAACAATTGCAGGAACTGGCTCAAAAACAACGAATGAATACGGACGATAAACGAAGTGTTTTTTGCGCGATCATGAGCGCCGAAGATTACCTGGATGCGTTTGATAAGATCCTCCGGTTGGCCATCAAAGATCAGAGGGTGGTGGTGACGGTCATCATTCATTGCTGTTTGTCCGAGAAGGACTACAATCCATATTACAGTGTACTATCGCAGAAGTTTTGCGAGTACGATCGACGCTACCAGCTGGCCCTTCAGTACGCTGTCTGGGATCGACTAAAGGACATACACGCCTTGAAACAGGCACCGGCCAGGAATCTCGCGAAGTTACTGGCACATCTAATTGCCGAAGGTGGATTGGCATTATCCGTACTGAAGGTGATCGAATTCGCAGAAATCGATAAGGTTACGTTGCGGTTAGTGAGACAAATCATGCTTGGAATACTGCTGCTAGAGGATGAAAATAAATGCCTTCAGGTTTTCAACCGAATCGCTCCCAGTTTCAAGCTGAAAGCGTTCAAAGATAGTTTGCGGTTATTTTTGCATCACTTCCTGCTAAAAGGAAGCGATAAATCCAGTGTCCCGGAGGAGGAAATGCAACTGCTGCAGCAGCGAATCAGTCTCGCCGATCGGATGCTGGATACTTCCGAATCAAGAGTGAAGTTTTGA